Proteins from a single region of Thermoleophilia bacterium:
- a CDS encoding VOC family protein — translation MISQTSEQTRPAEQANWKPNETAAHGPVHLDVTDGERSLHFWRDVLGLQILGQTEDEISVGTGGRVLLVLHPGADSPSQRGHAGLYHVAVHVPDAAEFAYVLARLLSARYPNRPTEHVFSKATYLDDLDGNGVEITLETPERVKDVDLSVPGRPELIDADGNRLPPVGHLDLEEVMSHLEEKGDRPLKPGTWIGHVHLHINDLEQARHFYSDLLGFQIGLDTPEIGMLDVHFEGEFKHRIAFNDWQGPVAAQRPEGMAGLRHVTLVFPGGDRLAAAVKRLKDGGYPTEVTDEGLMVHDPAGNVLLLVALSGN, via the coding sequence ATGATTTCCCAGACTTCAGAACAGACCCGGCCCGCCGAACAGGCGAACTGGAAGCCGAACGAGACCGCCGCCCACGGCCCGGTCCATCTCGACGTGACCGACGGCGAGCGCTCGCTGCACTTCTGGCGTGACGTGCTCGGTCTCCAGATACTCGGTCAGACCGAAGACGAGATTTCCGTGGGGACCGGCGGCCGCGTGCTCCTGGTCCTTCACCCCGGAGCCGACAGCCCGTCGCAGCGTGGCCACGCCGGCCTCTACCACGTCGCGGTGCACGTCCCGGACGCGGCCGAGTTCGCCTACGTGCTCGCCCGCCTCCTTTCCGCGCGTTATCCGAACCGCCCGACCGAGCACGTCTTTTCGAAAGCGACTTACCTCGACGACCTCGACGGCAACGGGGTGGAGATCACCCTCGAGACCCCCGAACGGGTCAAGGACGTGGACCTGTCGGTACCCGGGCGGCCCGAACTGATCGACGCCGACGGCAACCGGCTGCCACCGGTCGGCCACCTCGACCTCGAAGAGGTGATGAGCCACCTGGAGGAGAAGGGCGACCGGCCACTCAAGCCGGGGACCTGGATCGGGCACGTCCACCTCCACATCAACGACCTGGAACAGGCGCGGCACTTCTACAGCGACCTCCTCGGTTTCCAGATAGGTCTCGACACACCGGAGATCGGCATGCTCGATGTCCATTTCGAAGGTGAGTTCAAGCACCGGATCGCCTTCAACGACTGGCAGGGTCCCGTCGCGGCCCAGCGCCCGGAAGGCATGGCCGGCCTCCGCCACGTCACGCTCGTCTTCCCGGGCGGAGACCGGCTGGCGGCGGCGGTGAAGCGCCTGAAGGACGGGGGATACCCAACCGAAGTGACGGACGAAGGACTGATGGTTCACGACCCGG
- a CDS encoding VOC family protein: MITGLDFVAVPSTDSQRSRDFYVDTLGLKPDEKANLEFWVEDTCFSIWEPSSAGMEFSPSKMSHLSLHVDDIDAAKAELQAKGVEFHGDNFDTGVCHMALFSDPDGNGLMLHHRYAD, from the coding sequence ATGATCACCGGACTAGATTTCGTCGCCGTCCCGTCAACCGATTCCCAGCGCAGCCGGGATTTCTACGTCGACACCCTCGGCCTGAAACCCGACGAAAAGGCCAACTTGGAATTCTGGGTCGAGGACACCTGCTTCAGCATCTGGGAGCCGAGCTCGGCCGGGATGGAGTTCTCGCCTTCGAAGATGTCACACCTCTCCCTCCACGTCGATGACATCGACGCCGCCAAGGCCGAGCTTCAAGCCAAGGGCGTCGAGTTCCACGGTGACAACTTCGACACGGGTGTCTGCCACATGGCACTTTTCTCGGACCCCGACGGCAACGGGCTGATGCTGCACCACCGCTACGCCGACTGA
- a CDS encoding SigB/SigF/SigG family RNA polymerase sigma factor, whose translation MATKSFSSEQRDRSGVGQHLAAEARLWRARDTDPKAREELMERYLPFARSLASRYRGASESFDDLVQVASVGLVNAVNRFEPDKGTPFAAFASPTILGELKRYFRDRVWMIRVPRGLQENIRTVESSSNDLGTELHRTPTIDEIADHTGMDRAEVDEVLVAKQERTPISLDQPDDDEGHTTEERVGVKDPNFDLVEDKDEIREAMADLSSVERRVLRLRFIEDMTQSEIADRIGYSQMHVSRLLRRSLEQLEAKTAH comes from the coding sequence ATGGCGACCAAGAGTTTTTCGTCGGAACAACGCGATCGCAGTGGAGTCGGCCAGCACCTGGCCGCCGAAGCCAGGCTTTGGCGAGCAAGGGACACGGATCCCAAGGCCCGGGAAGAGCTCATGGAGCGGTATCTGCCGTTCGCCCGCAGCCTCGCTTCGCGATATCGCGGGGCAAGTGAATCCTTCGACGACCTCGTCCAGGTCGCTTCGGTCGGACTGGTCAACGCCGTCAACCGGTTCGAGCCGGACAAGGGCACCCCTTTCGCCGCCTTCGCCTCTCCCACCATCCTCGGAGAGCTGAAACGCTATTTCCGTGACCGCGTCTGGATGATCAGGGTGCCCCGCGGGCTTCAGGAGAACATTCGCACCGTGGAATCCAGCTCAAACGACCTCGGAACTGAACTTCATCGCACCCCGACGATCGACGAAATCGCCGACCACACCGGTATGGACCGGGCCGAGGTCGACGAGGTGCTGGTCGCGAAGCAGGAACGGACGCCCATCTCCCTCGACCAGCCCGACGACGACGAGGGACACACCACCGAAGAACGGGTGGGAGTCAAGGATCCGAACTTCGACCTGGTCGAGGACAAGGACGAGATCCGCGAAGCGATGGCAGACCTTTCCTCGGTCGAGCGGCGCGTGCTGCGCCTGCGCTTCATCGAAGACATGACTCAGTCCGAGATCGCCGACCGCATCGGCTACTCGCAGATGCACGTCTCCCGGCTCCTGCGGCGCAGCCTCGAACAGCTCGAAGCCAAGACCGCCCACTGA
- the ligD gene encoding non-homologous end-joining DNA ligase: protein MPDVIEPMKAKLAEAPSTSENWATEIKWDGVRAIAFCENGVMRLQGRNLNDITDLFPEIAPLADVPGVEGTILDGELVAFDEHGIPDFQRIQKMLRRNGGRGRESSARSYAATFVIFDLLQADGEDLRPLPYKERRDRLEALKLKGRSWQTPDYLLVDIESTLEATAEQGLEGLVVKRLDSPYRGGRANHDWLKLKNRLRQEFVVGGWLPGKGSREDSIGSLLLGYWSHRKDRGEHLRYAGRVGSGFSFGDLETIEDDLSGFSRDTSPFDDMPSTPGARFVNPLRVVEVEFSEWTNDSRLRHPVFIGMRRDKSPGEVRREMPVDPG, encoded by the coding sequence ATGCCCGACGTGATCGAGCCCATGAAGGCAAAACTCGCTGAGGCTCCTTCGACGTCAGAGAACTGGGCGACCGAGATCAAGTGGGACGGGGTCCGCGCGATCGCCTTCTGTGAGAACGGCGTGATGCGCCTGCAGGGTCGCAACCTGAACGACATCACCGATCTCTTCCCGGAGATCGCTCCGCTTGCTGACGTGCCCGGTGTAGAAGGCACGATCCTCGATGGCGAGCTGGTCGCCTTCGACGAGCACGGGATCCCGGATTTCCAGCGCATCCAGAAGATGCTGCGACGTAACGGCGGGCGGGGCCGGGAAAGCTCGGCCAGGAGCTACGCCGCCACCTTCGTGATCTTCGACTTGCTCCAGGCCGACGGCGAGGACCTGAGGCCCTTGCCGTACAAGGAGCGCCGGGACCGGCTCGAGGCCCTGAAGCTGAAAGGACGCAGCTGGCAGACCCCCGACTATCTGCTCGTCGACATCGAGTCGACTCTCGAGGCCACAGCCGAACAGGGTCTCGAAGGGCTGGTCGTCAAGCGGCTCGACAGTCCGTACCGCGGGGGACGGGCAAACCACGACTGGCTCAAGCTGAAGAACCGCCTCCGCCAGGAATTCGTAGTCGGCGGGTGGCTGCCGGGCAAAGGCTCTCGCGAGGACTCGATCGGCTCCCTTTTGCTCGGCTACTGGAGTCACCGAAAGGACCGCGGCGAGCACCTCAGGTACGCGGGCCGGGTCGGTTCCGGTTTCAGCTTCGGTGATCTCGAGACGATCGAGGACGACCTCTCCGGATTCAGCCGTGACACTTCACCCTTCGACGACATGCCGAGTACGCCCGGCGCGCGCTTCGTCAACCCGTTGCGGGTGGTCGAGGTCGAATTCTCCGAATGGACGAACGATTCCCGACTCCGGCACCCCGTCTTCATCGGAATGCGGCGAGACAAGTCGCCCGGCGAGGTACGGCGGGAAATGCCGGTCGACCCGGGCTGA
- a CDS encoding universal stress protein — protein MSDETTSTAGSESRSTDSLRVLLVADEAFRGSEFMHELRQHIEGRSAEVEVFVIAPALASSGLEHELAAFDEPIKVANERLETVLAELKGVGIEAVGEVGDGDPVVAIGDGLREFEADEIIVVAHGDKGRAYAEKDLWKRIEHEFHQPLVELVVGIPDSGGTAPAVVDVQRDGGRAVTEEEEIERTRNVPPLTRRDVVGMLVGFLGTIALGLISVASGLNDGGNIDGAAAAILLLAIGAFLLNAAHIVGLLFFQSVRYTGIWEKFMARQAMGYTIGALILALILWLV, from the coding sequence ATGTCAGACGAAACGACTTCCACCGCCGGAAGTGAATCCCGGTCAACGGATTCGCTCAGGGTTCTGCTCGTGGCCGACGAAGCGTTCCGGGGCTCCGAGTTCATGCACGAGCTGCGCCAGCACATCGAGGGCCGCTCGGCCGAGGTCGAAGTCTTCGTGATCGCACCCGCCCTCGCCAGTTCGGGGCTGGAGCACGAACTCGCTGCGTTCGACGAGCCGATCAAGGTCGCCAACGAGCGGCTGGAGACGGTGCTGGCCGAACTGAAGGGAGTCGGCATCGAAGCTGTCGGCGAAGTCGGCGATGGTGACCCGGTGGTCGCGATCGGTGACGGCCTGCGTGAATTCGAGGCCGACGAGATCATCGTCGTCGCCCACGGTGACAAGGGCAGGGCTTACGCCGAGAAAGATCTATGGAAGCGGATCGAGCACGAGTTCCACCAGCCGCTGGTGGAACTGGTGGTCGGTATCCCGGACAGTGGTGGCACCGCCCCGGCCGTGGTCGACGTTCAGCGTGACGGTGGCCGCGCGGTCACCGAAGAAGAGGAGATCGAGCGCACCAGGAACGTGCCGCCGCTGACCCGCCGCGACGTCGTCGGCATGCTGGTCGGATTCCTCGGAACGATCGCCCTCGGATTGATTTCCGTGGCCTCCGGACTCAATGACGGGGGCAACATTGACGGTGCCGCTGCGGCGATCCTGCTGCTCGCGATCGGTGCCTTCCTGCTGAATGCCGCCCACATCGTCGGACTGTTGTTTTTCCAGAGCGTTCGGTATACGGGAATCTGGGAAAAGTTCATGGCCCGGCAGGCGATGGGGTACACGATCGGCGCCCTGATCCTCGCGCTGATCCTCTGGCTGGTCTGA
- a CDS encoding UBP-type zinc finger domain-containing protein → MAECNHLDQVKITELPESVEGCEDCLKEGTDWFHLRICLECGYVGCCDNSPEMHATRHNAASGHAIIRSIQPGEEWSWCFIDEIAMLIPEVTGETRIPPSPLG, encoded by the coding sequence ATGGCTGAATGCAACCACCTCGACCAGGTCAAGATCACCGAGCTGCCCGAATCAGTCGAAGGCTGCGAAGACTGCCTGAAGGAAGGCACCGACTGGTTCCACCTGCGGATCTGCCTCGAGTGCGGTTACGTCGGCTGCTGCGATAACTCACCCGAGATGCACGCGACCCGGCACAACGCCGCGTCCGGCCACGCGATCATCCGGTCGATCCAGCCCGGCGAGGAATGGTCCTGGTGCTTCATCGACGAGATCGCGATGCTGATCCCGGAGGTCACGGGGGAGACGCGAATCCCGCCTTCCCCGCTCGGCTGA
- a CDS encoding MBL fold metallo-hydrolase, with translation MDDPRKDATAITRDTNAAVIDRLPFEDKRDFEEATRGFIAPLADGPVLKEDGDWVFDPHRLNFIEEDSVAPDTVNPSLWRQGSLVAKGGLFKVVDRLYQVRNLDVSNLTIIEGDTGIIVVDPLISSETASAAMDLYFEHRPKKPVVAVIHSHSHVDHYGGVRGVVDEADVIAGRTKIIAPEGFLEAAVSENVMAGNVMTRRAMFQFGGLLAADPKGTVGVGLGTGVSLGTVTLIAPTHHITEAGQRMVIDGLTFEFMPTPDTEAPAEMHWYIEELKAVTAAENCTHTLHNTYAIRGAQIRDPQAWSHYLNETIDRWSADSEVMYGMHHWPVWGRERIVEMLSKGRDAYRYINDETLRLANHGHVPEEIGEMVALPESLATHWALREYYGTINHNVKATYAKYLGAYDGNPAHLHGLPPVEAGGKYVEFMGGPEEVIRKARESFEAGEYRWVSEVMNHVVFDDPENQEARNLAADALEQMGYQTESSTWRNAFLNGAQELRFGTFSLPFEVGTGSPDTIRALTLPMIINYLGIRLNGPDAAGRTITLNLTLGDTREEAVLRLANGTLSHSHQRRSAEADGEVTTTRETLNRIVANELTIDEAIEKGEVKVEPDPAPLIEIFSLLDDFSLWFPVVEP, from the coding sequence ATGGACGATCCGAGAAAAGACGCGACGGCAATCACCAGGGACACCAACGCCGCGGTGATCGACCGGCTGCCGTTCGAGGACAAACGGGACTTCGAGGAAGCCACCCGCGGCTTCATCGCACCCCTGGCCGACGGCCCTGTGCTCAAGGAGGACGGCGACTGGGTATTCGACCCGCACCGCCTGAACTTCATCGAAGAAGACTCAGTTGCTCCCGATACGGTCAATCCCAGCCTCTGGCGCCAGGGCTCGCTCGTCGCGAAGGGCGGCCTCTTCAAGGTCGTCGACCGGCTCTACCAGGTGCGAAACCTCGACGTCTCCAATCTGACCATCATCGAAGGTGACACCGGGATCATCGTGGTCGACCCGCTGATCTCGTCCGAAACCGCTTCGGCGGCGATGGACCTCTACTTCGAGCACCGGCCGAAGAAGCCCGTGGTCGCGGTCATCCACTCGCACAGCCACGTCGACCACTACGGCGGCGTGCGCGGGGTGGTCGATGAAGCTGACGTCATCGCGGGCCGCACGAAGATCATCGCGCCGGAAGGCTTCCTCGAGGCGGCCGTCTCCGAGAACGTGATGGCCGGCAACGTGATGACCCGCCGGGCGATGTTCCAGTTTGGCGGCCTGCTCGCCGCGGATCCGAAGGGGACGGTGGGGGTCGGGCTCGGCACTGGCGTCTCCCTCGGCACGGTGACCCTGATCGCACCGACCCACCACATCACCGAGGCCGGCCAGCGCATGGTCATCGACGGGCTCACCTTCGAATTCATGCCGACTCCGGACACCGAGGCCCCGGCCGAGATGCACTGGTACATCGAGGAGCTGAAAGCGGTCACCGCGGCCGAGAACTGCACCCACACCCTGCACAACACCTACGCCATTCGCGGCGCCCAGATCCGCGACCCTCAGGCCTGGTCGCATTACCTGAACGAGACGATCGATCGCTGGTCGGCTGATTCCGAGGTCATGTACGGCATGCATCACTGGCCGGTCTGGGGCCGGGAACGCATCGTCGAGATGCTGAGCAAGGGCCGTGACGCCTACCGCTACATCAACGACGAGACCCTTCGCCTGGCCAACCACGGCCATGTGCCGGAGGAGATCGGCGAGATGGTCGCGCTCCCCGAATCACTGGCCACCCACTGGGCGCTGCGCGAGTACTACGGGACGATCAACCACAACGTCAAGGCCACCTACGCCAAATACCTCGGCGCCTACGATGGCAATCCGGCCCACCTCCACGGACTGCCGCCGGTCGAAGCCGGCGGGAAATACGTCGAATTCATGGGCGGCCCAGAGGAGGTCATCCGAAAGGCCCGGGAGTCGTTCGAGGCCGGTGAGTACCGCTGGGTGTCCGAAGTCATGAACCACGTGGTCTTCGACGACCCCGAAAACCAGGAGGCCAGGAACCTCGCCGCCGACGCCCTTGAACAGATGGGCTACCAGACCGAATCCTCGACCTGGCGGAATGCCTTCCTCAACGGGGCCCAGGAACTGCGCTTCGGAACCTTCAGCCTGCCCTTCGAGGTCGGCACCGGCAGCCCGGACACGATCCGGGCGCTCACCCTGCCGATGATCATCAACTACCTGGGGATCCGGCTGAACGGCCCCGATGCGGCGGGGAGGACAATCACCCTCAACCTGACGCTGGGCGACACCCGCGAGGAAGCGGTGCTGCGCCTGGCCAACGGCACGCTCAGCCATTCGCACCAACGCCGCTCCGCCGAGGCCGATGGTGAAGTGACCACGACCAGGGAGACCCTGAACCGGATCGTCGCCAACGAGCTGACGATCGATGAGGCGATTGAAAAGGGTGAGGTCAAGGTGGAACCGGATCCGGCGCCGCTGATCGAGATCTTCTCGCTGCTCGACGACTTCAGCTTATGGTTCCCAGTAGTCGAACCCTGA
- a CDS encoding ABC transporter ATP-binding protein, producing the protein MPTFRRLLGFLRPHRRELWGSLIFAWAAMGMTVLIPWLIGETVNAIQDGNKPDILPLVGFILGAAVLRLGLTMVRRVVAGKVSLAVEFDLRQQIYGHLMRLELGFFDTQQTGQLMSRATVDLGAIRFFLGYGLIFFSQSLLTVLLAGTVMFFINPWLALIALLPAPLVVLTAVRYSRQSRPAMQEVQQRIAELTAEAEENVTGIRVVKAFGQEDYQLLRFQGAVSRLFDQSIKSTRIQAFFSPLIGALPQIGTALVLLIGGHAVLNGTMNIGEFTAFYTYMILLASPLRMVGMALGMAQRAVAAGNRYFEILDRDPEIVSPENAPPLPSGGGGVSMKSVSLRYSAGTPEALSDIDLEVAPGTRLGIVGPSGSGKTSLVALIARLYDPTSGSVSIDGADLRSIDVTSLRRHTAYVSEDSFLFGDTIASNIAYARAEADLEEVERAARLAQADEFIEELPDGYDTVVGERGLTLSGGQRQRVAIARALLADPRILILDDATSSLDATTEQAIRAGLAEVMKDRTTFVIGHRLSTISLADEIILMDAGRIADRGTHSELLARSALYGSLITDDREVEPVFIDEEIEVVR; encoded by the coding sequence ATGCCCACCTTCCGCAGACTGCTCGGATTTCTGCGCCCTCACCGGCGCGAACTCTGGGGGTCGCTGATCTTCGCGTGGGCAGCGATGGGCATGACCGTGTTGATCCCCTGGTTGATCGGTGAGACGGTCAACGCAATCCAGGACGGCAACAAGCCGGACATCCTGCCGCTCGTCGGCTTCATCCTCGGGGCCGCAGTCCTCCGGCTGGGCCTGACGATGGTCCGGCGCGTGGTCGCCGGCAAAGTTTCGCTCGCGGTCGAGTTCGACCTGCGCCAGCAGATCTACGGCCACCTGATGCGGCTTGAGCTCGGCTTCTTCGACACCCAGCAGACCGGTCAGCTGATGTCGCGGGCCACGGTCGACCTCGGGGCAATCCGCTTCTTCCTGGGATACGGGCTGATCTTCTTCTCACAGAGTCTCCTGACGGTGCTCCTGGCCGGCACGGTGATGTTCTTCATCAACCCCTGGCTCGCCCTGATCGCCCTCCTTCCCGCTCCCCTGGTCGTACTCACCGCGGTCCGCTACTCGCGGCAGTCACGCCCCGCGATGCAGGAGGTCCAACAGAGGATTGCCGAACTCACGGCCGAGGCGGAAGAGAACGTGACCGGCATCCGGGTGGTCAAGGCCTTCGGCCAGGAGGACTACCAGCTGCTGCGTTTCCAGGGAGCGGTTTCCCGGTTGTTCGACCAGAGCATCAAGTCGACCCGGATCCAGGCCTTCTTTTCCCCGCTGATCGGCGCTCTGCCGCAGATCGGCACCGCGCTCGTCCTGCTGATCGGCGGACACGCCGTTCTGAACGGAACGATGAACATCGGCGAATTCACCGCGTTCTACACCTACATGATCCTGCTGGCATCGCCACTCAGGATGGTCGGCATGGCGCTCGGCATGGCCCAGCGGGCGGTGGCCGCCGGCAACCGGTACTTCGAGATCCTCGACCGCGACCCCGAAATCGTCTCACCCGAGAACGCCCCTCCACTGCCTTCCGGCGGTGGCGGCGTCAGCATGAAGTCGGTCAGCCTGCGTTACTCGGCCGGCACACCCGAGGCGCTGAGCGACATCGACCTCGAAGTGGCCCCGGGCACGCGTCTCGGCATCGTCGGACCCTCCGGATCCGGCAAGACCAGCCTGGTCGCGCTGATTGCCCGCCTCTACGACCCGACCTCCGGCTCGGTCTCGATCGACGGTGCCGACCTGCGCTCGATCGACGTGACCTCGCTACGGCGGCACACCGCCTACGTCTCGGAGGACAGCTTCCTCTTCGGCGACACGATCGCCAGCAACATCGCCTACGCCCGGGCTGAAGCGGATCTCGAGGAGGTCGAGCGGGCAGCCCGGCTGGCCCAGGCGGATGAATTCATCGAAGAGCTTCCCGACGGCTACGACACCGTGGTCGGCGAGCGCGGCCTGACCCTGTCCGGTGGCCAGCGCCAGCGGGTGGCGATCGCGCGGGCATTGCTCGCCGATCCGCGCATCCTGATCCTCGACGACGCCACGTCTTCGCTCGACGCGACCACGGAGCAGGCGATCCGGGCCGGACTCGCCGAAGTGATGAAGGACCGGACCACTTTCGTGATCGGCCACCGCCTCTCGACCATCTCCCTGGCCGACGAGATCATCCTCATGGATGCGGGCCGGATCGCCGATCGCGGCACCCACAGCGAGCTGCTCGCCCGCTCTGCGCTTTACGGCTCGCTGATCACCGACGACCGCGAGGTCGAGCCGGTCTTCATCGACGAAGAAATCGAGGTCGTGCGATGA
- a CDS encoding ABC transporter ATP-binding protein, whose product MKLNSKNPKPYRGEDRLRKVRWVLGLLRPYRKRIVVMLFAVVAASATSLAPPYLAGRAIDSGILTGDERTLTLIVIAFVILTAAYAATSYLQTYLVGWIGVRVLQDLREEVFKHIQKMSIGFFTRNRPGALISRMTNDIEALNQLISDGIVTLFSSILTLFGVVVILLLLDWHLALITFCVLPLLLLTSLVFRRYSAGAFKETRERISAITSHLQETLSGVRVVRSFGQEDRHINRMTELNILNRQANMKTVYLNATYFPATELMTAIGTGVILLYGGYQVVYGNIQVGVIISFIGYLQLFFDPIQQLAQLYATYQQGMAALDKIFGLLDTDVEIVDAPDAVDPGHIEGALSFNGVSFSYATEAERMGSADQSVRWAVKDIDLDIPAGETVALVGSTGAGKSTMAKLVTRFYDPQRGAILIDGEPLPHYRQRPLRRQMGIVPQEGFLFSGTIAENISFGRPDAMIDEIAAAADAVGASGFIERLPEGLETQVGERGVQLSSGQRQLVAFARIILTAPRILILDEATSSVDTQTERTIEVAMDRLLAGRTAIVIAHRLSTIRRADRIVVLDHGEIVETGSHIELISADGYYEKLYNAWTN is encoded by the coding sequence ATGAAGTTGAACTCGAAGAACCCGAAGCCGTACCGCGGCGAGGACCGGCTGCGCAAGGTGCGCTGGGTCCTCGGCCTGCTGCGGCCCTACCGCAAGCGGATTGTCGTGATGCTCTTTGCGGTGGTGGCGGCCAGCGCCACTTCCCTGGCCCCGCCGTACCTGGCCGGCCGGGCGATCGACTCGGGCATCCTGACCGGTGACGAACGGACCCTGACCCTGATCGTGATCGCCTTCGTGATCCTGACGGCCGCGTATGCCGCAACCAGCTACCTCCAGACCTACCTGGTCGGCTGGATCGGCGTACGGGTGCTGCAGGACCTTCGCGAAGAGGTCTTCAAGCACATCCAGAAGATGTCGATCGGGTTTTTCACTCGCAACCGGCCCGGGGCACTGATCTCGAGGATGACCAACGACATCGAAGCCCTCAACCAGCTGATCAGCGACGGCATCGTGACCCTTTTCTCGAGCATCCTGACCCTCTTCGGGGTTGTCGTGATCCTGCTGCTGCTCGATTGGCACCTGGCCCTGATCACCTTCTGCGTCCTGCCGCTGCTGCTGCTGACCAGCCTCGTCTTCCGGCGCTATTCGGCCGGGGCATTCAAGGAGACCCGGGAGCGGATCTCCGCGATCACTTCGCATCTGCAGGAGACCCTGAGCGGCGTGCGGGTTGTCCGCAGCTTCGGCCAGGAGGACCGTCACATCAACCGGATGACCGAGCTCAACATCCTGAACCGCCAGGCCAACATGAAAACGGTCTACCTGAACGCGACCTACTTCCCGGCGACCGAGCTGATGACAGCGATCGGCACCGGCGTGATCCTCCTCTACGGCGGATACCAGGTGGTCTATGGCAACATCCAGGTCGGCGTCATCATCTCCTTCATCGGCTACCTGCAGCTCTTCTTCGACCCGATCCAGCAGCTGGCCCAGCTCTACGCGACCTATCAGCAGGGCATGGCGGCGCTCGACAAGATCTTCGGCCTGCTCGACACCGACGTCGAGATCGTCGATGCCCCGGATGCGGTCGACCCCGGCCACATCGAAGGTGCGCTGTCGTTCAACGGCGTCTCCTTCAGCTATGCCACCGAAGCCGAACGGATGGGCAGTGCCGACCAGTCGGTCCGCTGGGCGGTCAAGGACATCGACCTCGACATCCCGGCCGGCGAGACGGTCGCGCTGGTCGGCAGCACCGGTGCCGGCAAGTCGACAATGGCCAAGCTGGTTACCCGTTTCTACGATCCCCAGCGCGGAGCGATCCTGATCGACGGCGAGCCGCTCCCCCATTACAGGCAGCGGCCGCTGCGGCGCCAGATGGGCATCGTCCCCCAGGAAGGCTTTCTCTTTTCGGGCACGATTGCCGAGAACATCAGTTTCGGGCGGCCCGACGCGATGATCGACGAGATCGCGGCTGCGGCTGATGCGGTCGGTGCCTCCGGCTTCATCGAAAGGCTGCCGGAAGGGCTCGAGACCCAGGTCGGCGAGCGCGGCGTCCAGCTTTCGTCTGGGCAGCGGCAGCTGGTCGCCTTTGCGCGCATCATCCTCACCGCGCCGCGGATACTGATCCTCGACGAAGCCACCTCATCGGTTGATACGCAGACCGAACGGACGATCGAGGTCGCGATGGACCGCCTGCTGGCCGGCCGCACCGCGATCGTGATCGCCCACCGGCTCTCGACCATCCGCCGGGCCGACCGCATCGTCGTGCTCGACCACGGCGAGATCGTCGAGACCGGCAGCCACATCGAGCTGATCTCCGCTGACGGGTACTACGAAAAGCTCTACAACGCCTGGACTAATTGA
- a CDS encoding TrkA family potassium uptake protein codes for MYLIVVGAGKVGVNLTRELLGQGHEVTMIENSRRRYLLVEQELEHNIQYGDASELWVLERAGISRAEMVIAVTGDDEDNILICQVAKEKYNVERIIARVNNPRNRAHFDLLGIKPVVSATDLILKLLEHEVPHHNLVNLLDLEAEKIEIIEVRLRENSPIAGKKVGEIETPDRTLLISILREGTGFVPTAESELKVGDDILAVLDPVQEEDLKRVLGAGS; via the coding sequence ATGTATCTGATCGTCGTGGGCGCGGGCAAGGTCGGAGTCAACCTCACCCGGGAGCTCCTGGGGCAGGGACACGAGGTGACGATGATCGAGAATTCCCGTCGTCGCTACCTGCTGGTCGAGCAGGAGCTCGAGCACAACATCCAGTACGGCGATGCGTCCGAACTCTGGGTCCTCGAACGTGCCGGCATCAGCCGCGCCGAGATGGTGATCGCGGTCACCGGCGACGACGAAGACAACATCCTGATCTGCCAGGTGGCCAAGGAGAAGTACAACGTCGAGCGGATCATCGCGCGGGTAAACAACCCGCGGAACCGCGCTCACTTCGACCTGCTGGGCATCAAGCCGGTCGTCTCTGCCACCGACCTCATCCTGAAGCTCCTCGAGCACGAGGTTCCGCACCACAACCTCGTCAACCTGCTCGACCTCGAAGCCGAGAAGATCGAGATCATCGAGGTCCGGCTTCGCGAGAACTCACCGATCGCCGGCAAGAAGGTGGGGGAGATCGAAACTCCGGATCGCACCTTGCTGATCTCGATCCTGCGCGAAGGCACCGGATTCGTACCGACGGCGGAATCAGAGCTCAAAGTAGGCGACGACATTCTCGCCGTCCTCGATCCCGTACAGGAAGAAGATCTCAAGCGTGTACTTGGGGCCGGTAGCTAG